A single genomic interval of Stenotrophomonas sp. ZAC14D1_NAIMI4_1 harbors:
- a CDS encoding type II toxin-antitoxin system Phd/YefM family antitoxin — protein MLHLPVRFDPINELTHTTASSVKEHWRKVMQEVRDQRMVVVTNHNEPQAVIVSIEQYRALQARVEALESSLDELRGQAPGLAELRAGFDQRLAVLQQAQSGDTARALLRRPARLKGQVKAGTGH, from the coding sequence ATGCTTCACCTGCCCGTCCGCTTCGACCCGATCAACGAGCTGACCCACACCACCGCCTCGTCGGTGAAGGAGCACTGGCGCAAGGTCATGCAGGAGGTCCGCGACCAGCGCATGGTGGTGGTCACCAACCACAACGAGCCGCAGGCGGTCATCGTCTCCATCGAGCAGTACCGCGCCCTGCAGGCCCGCGTGGAAGCGCTGGAATCCTCGCTGGACGAACTGCGCGGGCAGGCCCCGGGCCTGGCCGAACTGCGCGCCGGCTTCGACCAGCGCCTGGCCGTGCTGCAGCAGGCCCAGTCCGGTGACACCGCGCGTGCGCTGCTGCGCCGCCCGGCGCGCCTGAAGGGGCAGGTCAAGGCCGGCACGGGGCACTGA
- the acnA gene encoding aconitate hydratase AcnA produces MSDSFSTRSQLDVGGKTYDYFSLPKLGQRFDISHLPYSMKILLENLLRHEDGGATVGPDHIEAVARWKPSAEPDTEIAFMPARVVLQDFTGVPCVVDLAAMRDAVVKLGGKPEQINPQIPSELVIDHSVQVDVFGKPDALDLNGKIEFQRNQERYGFLRWGQKAFDNFKVVPPNTGIVHQVNLENLARVVMTADKDGKAVAYPDTVFGTDSHTTMINGIGVLGWGVGGIEAEAAMLGQPSSMLIPQVVGFKLSGKLPEGATATDLVLTVTQMLRKLGVVGKFVEFYGDGLQHLPLADRATIGNMAPEYGATCGIFPIDHESLNYLRLSGRSDEQINLVEAYAKAQGLWHEPGSAPAQYSTTLELDMGTVKPSLAGPKRPQDRVLLEDVQKNYRESLVGLTANRDKRSADVSTFVSEGGGAAVGNEQLAKGYADIETEGRKVRLKDGAVVIAAITSCTNTSNPAVMIGAGLLARNAAAKGLNRQPWVKTSLGPGSRVVTDYLEKAGVLKELEKIGFYVVGYGCTTCIGNSGPLPTEVSAGIATGDLVVTSVLSGNRNFEGRVHPEVKMNYLASPPLVVAYAIAGTTDIDLTTQPLGTGSDGQPVFLRDIWPSNKEIGDVIAATIGPEMFKQNYADVFKGDSRWNTIASPDGNLYEWSDASTYIKNPPYFDGMTMQTGSIDDVHGARVMGLFGDSITTDHISPAGNIKKDSPAGRFLQERGVQPADFNSYGSRRGNDDVMVRGTFANIRIKNLMFGGEEGGNTLYYPANGGQPEKLAIYDAAMKYKADNVPLVVLAGKEYGTGSSRDWAAKGTLLLGVKAVVAESFERIHRSNLVGMGVLPLQFRNGENAQSLGLDGSETIDITGLEDGASKRATVTATKADGTKKTFEVSVMLLTPKEVEYFRHGGLLQYVLRQLAGR; encoded by the coding sequence GAGAACCTGCTCCGGCACGAGGACGGCGGCGCCACCGTCGGCCCCGACCACATCGAAGCGGTGGCTCGCTGGAAGCCCAGCGCCGAGCCGGATACCGAAATCGCCTTCATGCCCGCGCGCGTGGTCCTGCAGGACTTCACCGGCGTGCCCTGCGTGGTCGATCTGGCCGCCATGCGCGATGCGGTGGTCAAGCTGGGCGGCAAGCCCGAGCAGATCAATCCGCAGATTCCCTCCGAACTGGTCATCGACCACTCGGTGCAGGTCGATGTGTTCGGCAAGCCCGACGCCCTGGACCTCAACGGCAAGATCGAATTCCAGCGCAACCAGGAACGCTACGGCTTCCTGCGCTGGGGCCAGAAGGCCTTTGACAATTTCAAGGTGGTGCCGCCCAACACCGGCATCGTCCACCAGGTGAACCTGGAGAACCTGGCCCGCGTGGTGATGACCGCGGACAAGGACGGCAAGGCGGTTGCCTACCCCGATACCGTGTTCGGTACCGACAGCCACACCACGATGATCAACGGCATCGGCGTGCTCGGCTGGGGCGTGGGCGGCATTGAGGCGGAGGCGGCCATGCTCGGCCAGCCGTCCTCGATGCTGATCCCGCAGGTCGTCGGCTTCAAGCTGAGCGGCAAGCTGCCCGAAGGTGCCACCGCCACCGACCTGGTGCTGACCGTCACCCAGATGCTGCGCAAGCTGGGCGTGGTCGGCAAGTTCGTCGAGTTCTACGGCGACGGCCTGCAGCACCTGCCGCTGGCCGACCGCGCCACCATCGGCAACATGGCCCCCGAGTACGGCGCCACCTGTGGCATCTTCCCGATCGATCACGAATCGCTGAACTACCTGCGCCTGTCCGGCCGCAGCGACGAGCAGATCAACCTGGTCGAGGCCTACGCCAAGGCCCAGGGCCTGTGGCACGAACCGGGCAGCGCACCGGCCCAGTACAGCACCACGCTGGAACTGGACATGGGCACGGTCAAGCCTTCGCTGGCCGGCCCCAAGCGCCCGCAGGACCGCGTGCTGCTGGAAGACGTGCAGAAGAACTACCGCGAGTCGCTGGTCGGCCTCACCGCCAACCGTGACAAGCGCAGCGCCGATGTCTCCACCTTCGTCAGTGAAGGCGGCGGCGCGGCCGTCGGCAACGAACAGCTGGCCAAGGGCTATGCGGACATCGAGACCGAAGGCCGCAAGGTCCGCCTGAAGGACGGCGCGGTCGTCATCGCCGCCATCACCTCCTGCACCAACACCTCCAACCCGGCGGTGATGATCGGCGCCGGCCTGCTGGCCCGCAACGCCGCCGCCAAGGGCCTGAACCGTCAGCCGTGGGTGAAGACCTCGCTCGGCCCAGGCTCGCGCGTGGTCACTGATTACCTGGAAAAGGCCGGCGTGCTGAAGGAGCTGGAGAAGATCGGCTTCTACGTGGTGGGCTACGGCTGCACCACCTGCATCGGCAACTCCGGTCCGTTGCCCACCGAAGTCAGCGCCGGCATCGCCACTGGCGATCTGGTGGTCACCTCGGTGCTGTCGGGCAACCGCAACTTCGAGGGCCGCGTGCACCCCGAAGTGAAGATGAACTACCTGGCCAGCCCGCCGCTGGTGGTGGCCTACGCCATCGCCGGCACCACCGACATCGACCTGACCACCCAGCCGCTGGGCACCGGCAGCGATGGCCAGCCGGTGTTCCTGCGCGACATCTGGCCGAGCAACAAGGAAATCGGCGACGTCATCGCCGCGACCATCGGCCCGGAGATGTTCAAGCAGAACTACGCCGACGTGTTCAAGGGTGACAGCCGCTGGAACACCATCGCCTCGCCGGACGGCAACCTGTACGAGTGGAGCGATGCCTCCACCTACATCAAGAACCCGCCGTACTTCGATGGCATGACCATGCAGACCGGCAGCATCGACGATGTGCACGGTGCGCGCGTGATGGGCCTGTTCGGCGATTCGATCACCACCGACCACATCTCCCCGGCCGGCAACATCAAGAAGGATTCGCCGGCGGGCCGCTTCCTGCAGGAACGCGGCGTGCAGCCGGCCGACTTCAACAGCTACGGCAGCCGCCGCGGCAACGATGACGTGATGGTCCGCGGCACGTTCGCCAACATCCGCATCAAGAACCTGATGTTCGGCGGCGAGGAAGGCGGCAACACCCTGTACTACCCGGCCAACGGCGGCCAGCCGGAAAAGCTGGCGATCTACGATGCGGCCATGAAGTACAAGGCCGACAACGTGCCGCTGGTGGTGCTGGCCGGCAAGGAATACGGCACCGGCTCGTCGCGTGACTGGGCCGCCAAGGGCACCCTGCTGCTGGGCGTGAAGGCCGTGGTGGCCGAGAGCTTCGAGCGCATCCACCGTTCCAACCTGGTCGGCATGGGCGTGCTGCCGCTGCAGTTCCGCAACGGCGAGAACGCGCAGTCGCTGGGCCTGGACGGGTCGGAAACGATCGACATCACCGGCCTGGAAGACGGTGCCAGCAAGCGTGCGACCGTCACCGCGACCAAGGCCGATGGCACGAAGAAGACCTTCGAGGTCTCGGTGATGCTGCTGACCCCGAAGGAAGTCGAGTACTTCCGCCACGGCGGCCTGCTGCAGTACGTGCTGCGCCAGCTGGCGGGTCGCTGA